The Rhinolophus sinicus isolate RSC01 linkage group LG17, ASM3656204v1, whole genome shotgun sequence DNA segment AGCACAGAGCAGGTACTCCTGGTCTAGTGAGGGTGGTGTGGGCTGTGCAGTGAGTAGGGGTGGTTTGGGAAGACCTCTGGAGGAGGTGAGGCCACAGCAGAATCTTACAGAACAAGAATTCACCAGGCAAAGAAGGAGGTGACGGTAGAGAAGAGTATTCCCGTAGAAGTGCAGCACAAGCCCAGACAAATGGCAGACAGCTTGGTGTGCTGTTGCTAAATGTGAAGGGGGAGAACTGTcaggaggtgaggctggagggcCCGAGGTGGCCATGCTCGGCCTTGCACCCCATGTCAAAGAGGCTGGGCTTTGTCCTGTGGGTGATGGAGCCAGTGGGTGGGTTGGGGAGTCATTCTCAGTTTTCCATTTGAGAGATTACTGGGTAGCAGTGTGAGGTTGCatttgaaaaaggcaaaaaataaataaataaaaaactgcaTAGCAAAAAAATGTAGGCTACCTTAAGGCAGCGGAGGGAAGTAGGGATAAGCAATAggaataatttaaagaaattatctgGGGGTCATATTGGCAGAACTGGGTGGGTGGTTAGATGGGGACAGTGAGGGAGGAATCTAGAAGTGTCCAAACTTCTGGCTTGGATGATGTCATTAACTGGGGTAGAATAAACAGCGGGAGTCAGGTGGGCAGTGGAAGGGAGAGTGGGAAGATTTCCAGCTCAGCTTTGGTGAACTGGACTTTAAAGTACCTGTGGGATTTCTAAGTTTAGATGGTCAGCAGGTACTTGGATATAAGAATCCGCCAATTAAGGCAAAGGGTCAGAGACACAGACTGAGGAGGGAGCAGCATGGGCGTCATAATGAGTTAAGAGTCGGCTGTGGGGTGACTGCTGTTCTTAGGGTGGCACTTGGTCCTGCTgacattcctttcctttcccgTCTCCTTGTACTTCTCCTACCTCTGACCATTCCTTCTCCAAatgcttcctcctccctctgaaATGTGCTGGTCTCAGGTAATTTCACCACGTGGTTCTCCTACCATGCATCCATCAAGATTTGTCTCCAGCCCAGAATTCTTATGTAAGATTAAGACCCATGTCTCAAACCACTTTCTAAGAGAAAAGAGGTAGTTAGCAGTGTGGCCCGATCGTCTGGGGACCACACAAAGGCTTGGCGATTCTGTGTCCTGTTTACTTGCATCCGGGATTGGCACTGTGAATTGAACCTGGCTGTGACTATTCTTGTTCctctgaaaatatcaaatttGGAGATCAGGGGGCAGAATTCAGGTCTGTTAATATGCATTAATATGTACCCCGCCTCCCACCCTACTTTAATCCTGCATATATATTTCTCAAGTGTAGCTGTAGCTCCCCTTTTATGCCTAGtggattgttttcatttcaccaggaatcaaaatcaaaccaaaaggaaataaaaatttaaatcttattcATATAGAATAACTGTTCAtatcacaaaagaggaaaaatagtTTACACGGATccacttctttaaaacaaaaatcccaacTCTTACTTTGTGGGAAAGGAGTGCTTTATTCTCTAGAATACCTTGTTCTGTGTTCACTGTTTCAATGATGGACTCTGAACTCATAAGCAAACCATGccatgatttaaattttttatgtagaaaagctgattaaaacacaaaaccagtattttgagaaattcacttgaaaatgttttggttttttcttctttccctctttcttccacccctcctcccccgcccccacactccagttcaagTGGTTGTTTCTCGGTCTAGTTGTGTagcacacagctccctggcccatgctggtgttatgagccttgcgctccccaccggctgaggcagttttgtatacatatgcatatctACATTTAAGTTGAACCTTATTAAACTATTAATATTTGACTGTTTTTGAcctatgaaaatagtttttacaCATGGTTGAACCTAATAAAATCTGAACTTTAGTTAAATGTTTATATCTCCTTATATGTAAGCTATGTGGTACTTTCTGCTTTACTACAGCAGGGAAAATGAAGGTGCTTACTTTAATCACCAGTTCTTATGCAGCCTTGCAAAACTGTGCTTGCTGACGAGTGGTGAATTTCATGAAACTATTTAGAGGTGTAGCAATTCAGTATTTGACCATAATGTCTATTGCCAACTGGACATACTGTCTTTGTACATATAATACCCATCTACTGATCTGGAACAGCCTACCCTAAAAGGAGGCTTTCGCAGGCTTCTGGTCAATTCCAAAATCAGCAGGCCAAATAGTAAAGTACCAAAGAATTTTCAATTGGGAATTCAACGTCTGTGTCCTCAATAACATTTAAGCTTGTGGAGTGGCCCCCTGAAGCCCCATGCTAAGCACCAGTAAAAGAGATAAGCCCCAAACCTTGCTGTCCAGAAACTTACCATCTTTCAAGagctagaaaaatataaataatgagagGATATCCTAAGTGTTTTAAGTTTCAAATTGGGACCAAGTGAAATGTAAAAAGTTTCAGACTGACTTCAAACACTAAGGGCAAAAAGCCGAATACAAACGTGTACTGAGTTTCAATTTAGTCACTATGATAAAGGTTTCATCTTCCAAGGTTCTGGACCCAAGAAGTCTTTTGTCACCCCAGAAATGGTGACTAGAGATCCTCCAGGTCAGTTAAATCCACAGCCACTTTCAAGAACATGGTGTCATCTTTAATGTAGGTGTTCTTGGCGTTCTCCAAAGTAGAGTGAGGCACAAAGCGAGGACAGCCAGAGGCAATGTTCATCTCAGCATCGGGTCTTTTAAAGCTGCTGCTATTGGGGTCAGCCTTGAAGGTCTCCATAATGTGGTTCTTTTTGCCACTCTGGTCCAAAAGCATCAGGGTCACCCTCTGTCTGAACGGCCATTGCAGCAGCGAGTCAAACTCCCCTCGCATCACCACGAAGTACAGCGACAGGTGCGTGCCCTTCCCGGACCCGTCGCCGTTCAGGTATGCTCTCGCGCAGAGCCGATAGCCACACCGGCTGGTGTAGAACGGCTGGCTGAAGATGGACACCGTGTGCCCGTCCAGCGCCTCCCTCTTCTTCATCCTGTAGTCTGTCACCTTCCAGATGAGCTTTCCGTTATAGCAGGCACCTTCCAGCAGTTTAAATCGCTCTTCGTTTTTATTCAGCTGTGCTTTATGGATATTAATGTGGACATCGTGTTTGTTCGTCTCCCCTTCTAAAACAACTGCAAAGGAAAACACAGATTCTGTGGGCCTCAAAGTTGTCTTGAGCATTTGCCCAAAGTGGAATTTCGTTATCTGAAGAGAACCAATAAAAGTCTCACATCCTAAAGATGAACTGAATTCAATGTCTACCAATGGACCATTTGTATTCATTGTATCTACTCAGTGAATCGCATGTTTTGGCGAGAGCAGCACCAAAAAACCTGAATGCGTCCTCTTGAACTGAATCTTGCCCAAGTGTAGAGAAGACACACGCAACATTCAGTTAGTTAGCATGGTGAGCGCCCCGGTTTTCTAACCGGCATGCTTTTAAATAGCCAAgcccttttataattttctctacaGGCATACCTTGTGCTATTGgacttcactttattgtgcttggcacacaatgcgttttttttttacaaattaaggtttgtggcaaccccgTGTCAAGCAAGTCTATTGGCGCCATTTttcagcatttgctcacttcgtGTTTCTGTGCCACATTTTGGTAATCCTCACCATATTTCAAACTTTGTCATTATGTTTGTTAcagtgatctgtgatcagtgatctttgatgttactaagGCAACACCTTTCACCAGCAAAAAGACTGCTACTCACTGAAGTcacagatgatggttagcattatttatttatttatttattaaatttattgggggtgacattggttagcaaaattatataggtttcaagtgtacatttttataatatatcacCATGTaaagaaggtgccaaaaaaatgtatacacgttttaaggaaggacaaaagtataaaaattgtaatacttaatataaaccgataacaaaagatgaatacaagtcacgtttgacttttgctattacaagaggtgctcaaagtggttaccatcagtgtccagacacttctgattatggtgaactactgcttgagcaacgctgaccaaagtgtccacttgtatacatttttttggtacccccggtatttgacccccttttccctctagttagcattttttagcaaccaagtttttttttaattaaggtgtgtacattttttttcagacatAATGTTATTGCATATTTAATAGACTGCAGTGTACCGCAAGCATAATTTtcatatgcactgggaaaccaaaaaaagaagaaggaaacctGTTACTTGCTTTTTTGTGAAATTCACTTTAtcgcagtggtctggaactgaacccacagtaTCTACGATGTATGCCTGTACTTAAAACAATGATTCCACCACATTGCTTGCTTAGCTTTCTCCTTATTTTCCACTCTCCTTAAAAACCATCATTCCCTGTTCTTGGAATCATTCTGTTCTGATCCTTTTCCACCCCTGACCCCTCCCAGCTCCAGCTGGTGGCTCTTCATCATTTTTGCCCGATTAGCCAGAATCTCATGCGCTTTGTTTCACAAATACCAGATTCAACTATTGTTTATCCTGGATGCCTGAACATATGCAGACAAACAGTCACCAAAAGAGGGataaaaaatattacacataCCTAATCTTTGATCATTGCTTTCTAGCAGGGTAATTTTCTGTTTCACTGTATCAATTGCTTCCACCAAAGGCCTcatatcaaatttattttgttgctggGTAGCCATTTGTAATAACTGACGCACTTGCGCTTCTAGCCAAGCAGACTTGTCAACGTGACTGGTAAGAACCTTTCAGTACAAAATGGATATTAATATCTTAGTAAATTAATATCTTAGCAGTTCATTGAGATTAAAATTTTCAACTCaaacatttcacatttaattaatgaattaatgaaatgaaactacATAGCCCAGAATAGAAAATTCAATGAGGATTGCAGAGATTAACCACCTacatcttcctcctcttcctcttcctcttcctcctctttatcctcctcctcctccctctctctctccccatcccagctGCTGTTCCAAATCTTTGGACTTTTCTTCATCTGATTTTTACTCATCCCTCAATTTCTCTTCACTCGTTTCTCTAATCTATCTTTATATCTCTGTGCTCATGTCATCTTTCCTGTTGCCTTAtcacttccttctcttcttaGAAGCGATTCTCCTGATTCACTTCTGCTCTGCTAGAAGGCAGAGAATAAGCTAGAAGACAGCCCACCTGTTCTGGCCTGGTGCACTACAGGTGGTACAGAAGTGCCCTGGGTGAGGCCTGAACTTTCGACTGCTCTTTCGATGGAAGAGATGAAACAAAACTACAGCTATAGCTTTCCTACTCTCTTGCCTTGCTGCCTTAACTCTGACTGCTCAATGTGCTAGAAAAAGATCAGAATTGAGATAGTAACATatgatgtttttcctttctcctagACACTCTCACATGTGCgtacagacacatacatacacacacactctcacactcacacacacacacggtgtgcTGACAAAGTATGGAAACTATATGGCTTGTATATTCTGGGataattcaaatttcaaaaaatatttcccatACAACACGTCAAGGAATCTTTTtcactataattttataattacaataaagatattattcattaggaatttatGGGTTTTAACATTCATGGTTTACAAAGTAATTTTTGCTCTCTTTTGTTgatgtttaaaacattttcttcccaaAGGAATTAATAGTTTCACTCTGTTGGCTACAAAATTCCGGACTATAAATGCTCTCAATGAATCTGAAATCAAGTGACTAATATTGGCCCAACATTAATTAAAACCCTAACTgccataaattatataaaattattgtatcaatgttaaatgTACTGACATTGCTAAAGGTACTGGGACTATGTAAAAGAAGATCTTTATTCTTatgaaatacacactgaagtatgTAGGGGTAAAGGGCCATAGTATATGCAGCTTATTCTCATATGGTTCTGAAAggacagaggggaagggggtggggagagagagaatgaaggtGAATGATGAAGCCAACAGGACAGAATATTGACAATTGGTGAGTCTAGGTGGAGAATATACAGGTGTTTTTTGCACTATCTTATTCTTGTAGTTTTTCTGAGCTTTTGAAATTATTCCCATTTAAAACGTTATAAGAAAAACCCTCCCTGCCAATTGAAGGCTAAGCCTTGGTGATAAGTAGAAAGGCCATTTCTCACCTGGATGTTTGAGAGGAAGCTTCCGTTTTTGCCAAACAGCTGTGCAAACTGCTTGAACTCCTTTTCGAATTTCTTTACAGTTTCTGCTAGTTGCTggattttactttctttctgctCCAGGCTCTTATATAAATCAGAAATCTAATAACAGGAAAGTAGCTGAGGTCATTTAAATGCATGCatacaaactaaaataaatgcaGTTCTAGGAAAATATTGCAGGTAAGATatggtgctaaaaaatgtatacacattttaagaaaggaaaactgtattaaaattgtaatattcaatatatactgataacataagatgaatacaagtcacgtttgattcctgcaattacaagaggtgctcaaagtggttaccgtcagtgtccagacacttctgattatggcgaactactgcttgagcaacgctgaccaaagtgtccgcttgtacATATTTTCTTGGCACTccaggtatatatgtatatagagggagggtgccaaaaaatgtatacacatt contains these protein-coding regions:
- the TRAF5 gene encoding TNF receptor-associated factor 5 isoform X2 is translated as MAYSEEQGGIPCGFIRQNSGNSISLDFEPDTEYRFVEQLEERYRCAFCRSVLHNPHQTGCGHRFCHHCILSLRELNAVPLCPVDKEIIKSQEDHLQQCLFQAVQCSNENCREVVLRKDLKEHVSANCQFREEKCLYCKKDVVVINLQNHEENLCPEYPVSCPNKCSRLIPRTEVDEHLAVCPEVEQDCPFKLYGCTVKDKREKLQQHEHSALRDHMLLVLEKNFQLEEQISDLYKSLEQKESKIQQLAETVKKFEKEFKQFAQLFGKNGSFLSNIQVLTSHVDKSAWLEAQVRQLLQMATQQQNKFDMRPLVEAIDTVKQKITLLESNDQRLVVLEGETNKHDVHINIHKAQLNKNEERFKLLEGACYNGKLIWKVTDYRMKKREALDGHTVSIFSQPFYTSRCGYRLCARAYLNGDGSGKGTHLSLYFVVMRGEFDSLLQWPFRQRVTLMLLDQSGKKNHIMETFKADPNSSSFKRPDAEMNIASGCPRFVPHSTLENAKNTYIKDDTMFLKVAVDLTDLEDL
- the TRAF5 gene encoding TNF receptor-associated factor 5 isoform X1, producing MAYSEEQGGIPCGFIRQNSGNSISLDFEPDTEYRFVEQLEERYRCAFCRSVLHNPHQTGCGHRFCHHCILSLRELNAVPLCPVDKEIIKSQEVFKDNCCKREVLNLYVFCKNAPGCNVKIILGRFQDHLQQCLFQAVQCSNENCREVVLRKDLKEHVSANCQFREEKCLYCKKDVVVINLQNHEENLCPEYPVSCPNKCSRLIPRTEVDEHLAVCPEVEQDCPFKLYGCTVKDKREKLQQHEHSALRDHMLLVLEKNFQLEEQISDLYKSLEQKESKIQQLAETVKKFEKEFKQFAQLFGKNGSFLSNIQVLTSHVDKSAWLEAQVRQLLQMATQQQNKFDMRPLVEAIDTVKQKITLLESNDQRLVVLEGETNKHDVHINIHKAQLNKNEERFKLLEGACYNGKLIWKVTDYRMKKREALDGHTVSIFSQPFYTSRCGYRLCARAYLNGDGSGKGTHLSLYFVVMRGEFDSLLQWPFRQRVTLMLLDQSGKKNHIMETFKADPNSSSFKRPDAEMNIASGCPRFVPHSTLENAKNTYIKDDTMFLKVAVDLTDLEDL